The DNA sequence TTGCCGCATGTTCGTGATTTGCCTCCTCAGAGTTTTGTTAGTAAACATGTGTTCATTATTCAAACAAAAAAATAGAGCTACCCATCCATCATATAAAAATCGGGATGAATGTATTCCTCTGATCCAAGTGCCCTATGGCGCCCCAACTAGTTGGGACGCCGGCATCCCATGCCCAAATGATACAGATACACAAACTCATTCACGAGCCTTTTTACGGTCTCCCCATCCTCATTCTCTCTCAGGATCAGGCTAACGCCCTCCACCACGGTTCCCGCAAGCATCCGTGCACTTTGACGCTCGGAATCTTTAAGCTCTGCGGCATTTTGAGGGCCCGACGTAAATACATCCTCCAGGATCGTTACGATCAGTCCTACCATATGCTCTTTCACCTGGTCGTATTTTGAGCCTGCACTCCGGTTCAGCAAAATGGTCAGCTCCGCACTGTACTCCAAGAATAATGCGACAATCGTATCCTCCACCATATTCAGGTACTTCAAGCCCTTGTCCTCGCCGTTATAGCTGCGGTCCAGCTCCTTTTTCAAATCGAGGATATAGGCAACAATCTTTTCGTATACCGGACCTACCAACGCCTCGAACAGCTCTTCCTTATTCGTAAAATAACGGTAGATATTGCCGGTCGTGATTCCCGCAGATGCCGAAATACGGCGCATGGAGGCGCCGGTATAATCATGGGATTTGAATTCGTTCAGGGCAGCCCGAAGAATACTTTGACGGACATCTTCTTTCAATGTTTGCATAAATAAACACCTGTTTACTATTATTTTATAATCTTAATTATAATGCCTCTGCATCCTGTTGGCAAATCCTTGAGTTAGCCGCAGGGAAGCGCTTTATGCTACAATAAATTGTAAGGATTTAGCAATCGGAAATGGGGGGGCATTGATGGATAAACCTGCAGTTTCCTTGTTTTTTGGAGCCGGAGCCGAAGTTGGATACGGACTGCCATCGGGTGGCCAGTTCGCTTTGGACCTGTTTCGGATACCGGTCGATCAGGATAAGACCGATTTCAAAGACCAGCTGAAGGCGCTGGACAACACGTCGGCTTACGTCAGCAAGTGGCTCCCGGATGATTATTTGAAGAAACGCATTCATGTATTTGGCAAAAGCGACTATGAGGGCATTATCGCCTCCAGTCTGGAATACCGAAAAGATGATATTTTAGCCTATCTGGAACAGCTTGATCAGCATGTGCTCCGTCTTCTCCGTGCATGGGATGTGAGCGAGGACCATATCCGCCGTATCTTCCGTGACGAAACCAGCCTCGAACTGGGCCAGATCCTTTACGGACAAGCCGTTAAGCTGAACAGCCGTCTGGCGGAGAGTGTCGGGTTATTCAACTCGGTCTTCTTCTCCGCCTGGCTGAAGCTGCTGGAGCTGCATCCCGAGCAGACTCATCTTCAGCATGGTGTACGAGCCATCCTCGAGCTGCTTGTCGGCGCTTGCGGACAGCGGCTGGTCGCCAAGCT is a window from the Paenibacillus sp. J23TS9 genome containing:
- a CDS encoding TetR/AcrR family transcriptional regulator; the encoded protein is MQTLKEDVRQSILRAALNEFKSHDYTGASMRRISASAGITTGNIYRYFTNKEELFEALVGPVYEKIVAYILDLKKELDRSYNGEDKGLKYLNMVEDTIVALFLEYSAELTILLNRSAGSKYDQVKEHMVGLIVTILEDVFTSGPQNAAELKDSERQSARMLAGTVVEGVSLILRENEDGETVKRLVNEFVYLYHLGMGCRRPN